TTCCACGTTTTCCGACACCAGATCAGAACGATGGGATAAAATCATTTTCATCACCTGTTCACGTTGCTTTTCATCTAAAGCGTAGCTTCCAATGATGGTCGCTATATCTCCCTCTCCCTGGTCATAACGGGTGATGCAAGCACGAGCACAAATACGCAATTGAGTCTCTGTTAGAGTTGCCATAGTGATGACTTCACCTCTTTTGTATAAATTTTGTTGCTGTATATAGTAATCAGTACACGTTATTTACCTGTATTGCCAAGCAAGAGCTGGGTCAGTGTCACTTCGAGATCGGCAATGCGCTTCTGTAACTGGTCTGCTTCACTTGGTTGTTGCTCTGCTTTTTGTGTAAGTTCCTGAACCGCTTCATCACTTAACCCTTCACCCCAGAATGTTGTTGGGTCTCTTCGTTCTGGAGTTGTAAATGTTGGAGCACAATATACAGGTTCGTCCCCGCGTTCGTTTTCCAGCTTACTTTGCCATTCATCATACAGCTTCTGAAATGCAGCTTTAGTTTCCTGGCCGAGTTGTTCAAACGCCTTCTGGGCTTCTCTCAGCCCTATGTCATATTCTACTTCATAAGTCAACCAGCCCTGGATGTCAAAACGAGGATGATACAAACCTGTTGGTACCGGAGTACCCACGGTATAACCAGCAAGAATGTTTTTTGAATTCGCTCCATCTACAGCACTTAAGCTATCGGCAGTAAGCACATTGGTGTCAAGCTGCTGATCTGTATCAGATAGTGTGAGCGAAGAATGAATATAAAAAGGGACGACGCCCGAAAAGGCATCGTCCACCAACTCGTCCTCCAGATAGAGGCCGTCTGAATTTACTTTAGGTACTAATTTCATATGTTTTCCTCCTTATTGTTCAGCTATGAACGATACCCCATCCAGCCACACAGCCGTGTATATGGTGTTTTGAACCTGCACAGTGCCGTCTACGTTTATTATGACAGTGGAATTGTTCGACTCAACTCCTCCGCCTGCGCTAGACCTCACCCTTATCTCTGTTCTGGTGGAGGGCCTGTATCCTTTAGGAAGGGTAAAAGCTATTGTAGCAGGGGTTGTAACTCCTCCTGTGATAGCGTCTCGGAAAAACACTATACCATTGCTCGTTTTAAGGACTCCGAACCTTGAGGAAGACCATCCATTCAGCAATGTTGGTGTAATCCAGGCTGGGTTATCCTTATCGGCCTTCTTGTTTTCCAGCACCGACACCCGCGCCGTATTCTGCTGTACGCTATCTACCAAATCAAGCAGCAGCGTCTTTTCGTTGATTGCGTATGAACCTAAGATTGGGACTACAGGTGACTGAGCTAGAGTTAAAAATGAAATCGTATAGGTTATTGTTTTATCGTAATTAGTGGCTGGAGTCTCAGCGTAAGCCCAATCATAGGCAGTAGTAAGTCTCCATTTCGAATCTTTTCGACCATTAGCATAGACGCCTAGAATTTTTCTTGATGGGGTACTCAAATAGCTGGTTACATGCGCTTTAGCCCCAATAAAGGCCGTATTATTATATTCAAAGACTGACGCTCGTTCCCGCAGCACAATCCCCGAACCGATTTCTACCTGATTGTCTCCATCAGTAAGCATTAGCTGTCCTTCGCTAACAATAGGTTCGACTGTAGGGACTACGAGTTGGTATACGAGTCGGTACGGTTCCCAATATACAGCCCTACCATCTTTACTCAACCCTGGGTCTATTTGCGTTGTCGGTAATACCGAAGTTGTTGATCCATGATCGTTGATCTTTCTCCAACTCTTAGGTCCTTGATTGTTAAAAATCTCTGCAGACGTACCGTTCCAATAATACATGTTCCAGCCCATATAATACGCCTTAATCTCGTCTACTGTAGGTGTGTAACCGTCTCCCCATCCACTATCGGTGTTGGAAATGGATAGGTAGACGTTCCCGTTTGCGTTCATTGAAAATCGATCTCCGCTACTAACCGCTGTCCCTTTGCGATTAGTCAATATCTTGCCGTCAAACTTATAGGCATATGAGTTTTCGGTAGCCTCAGGTGCAATTGATAGACGAACCTCCTTATACCCCGTAAAACCAGAACTGAATAACCAAGGCTGGTTTCCATCAAGCGCCATGCCTAGCCACTTCTTCGACTTGAAGTATTGACCATCACGTTCGAACACTGTATCAGCATTAGTCCCTGTAGCTGGATCAGCATATAAGTCTGTTTGTAAAGCAAGGATGGAATCCTCACGCAGCTTGAATGGTTTAGCGGTACTGCCGATATTGAGCATAGGTCTTTTAAAATTGCGTACAGTCCCAGCAGTCCATGTCCATTGGTTTACATCAAATTCATCAGTATAGGAGGTAACCCCTGATATGTTTACACCCATGCGCACCGCTGAGGGGCTCAGCTTAATAGTCCTGGACTCCCCAGGCTTTACGAACATTCCCTGTAGTCGCACCGCGTTTTTATCGAATGTTGATATCCGCATAAACCCAGTACTATCTACTGAATTTGTCAAAGTATATTCCTGGTTCGGAATAGCGTCAAGGTAGTAAACCATGTAGGCGTCCGTCCCAATATCTCCCGAAACAAGTGTCCCACTTGTAGTGTATGCATCAGAAGTGAATACTGTATGCCCTGTTTTTGTCCATTCATAAAAGTTCGGCAACAGATTTTCACCATACCGAATAACATACGGATTACGTACAGGCGCTACGCTATCTACGTATGGATAATTCGCAGCAACCTGATCGGCGGTCATACTGGCGAGTGCTGCGTATTCGTCGCTGCTGACTTCGTAAAGGCGGAAGCTATCAACGTTAAAGGCGTTTCCACTTGTGCCCGAGCCTACAGCAGCGACGACGTGAGATGTCGACGTAGCTGTGAACCGTAGGAATGATGTGCCAAATACAGTACCAGTTACATCGTTACCGTTAGCAACACCGTTAACAGATACGTAGGCGCGTGATGTAGATCCATTTTTTAAATCAGCCAAAAGTACATACATTTTCCCAGAAACTGTGTTTACCGCCCTGTTTATATTCCCCGATGCAGCGTTTAGTGAGACTTTAATTGAGTTTGCGCCACTTGTTCTGGTGGCAGTGTCAATCTCTAGTGTACCTGTCACATTCCAGCCTGTCGTAGCTTCACAGTTCCCATCACGCCCCAACAAATTCACCAACGTACGCCCGCTCAGCCCTGTCAGCGAAAATGGCGCAGCCTTTTCCGCATGAACAATCTGCACCCCGGGTTCCAGCGTTACCGTCTTACGCTCTGTCGTATCCAGACGCTTCTTGATCGCATTCACACCATCATTCACATCACCTGCAAAATCATCTACAGAGCGCCAGTTTTGATCCAGATACTTCTCCAGATCAAAATACGTTGTTTTGGGCGACGTGCGGTCAATTTGATTTAAACCAAGATTCGGTGTTTTTTCACTTGTCATGTTATGCGCCACCTCCTAGGTATCTATCTTGTGTTGTATGTTCATTTTCATAGAGGGTCATAGACTCGACTTCGGCAATGGTCAGGTAGCGTAATTTGTACTCCACCGCCATATGAGCGGGTTTGATCTCCTCAATGGCTGCTTTAAGATCATCCACATTAGGCGGAATCCCGATGGTATCTATAAATTTGACCGTAAATCCCCATTCGGCAGGGTGAAAAGTAACATCTACCGTTCCCCCGTCATACGCCTCAGCTACATTTTTGACAAGCTGACCGGAAAAAGTCCCGGCCCCTCGCAACTTCGACTCCACCACCGCACGTCGCTGATCCAACGGCTTGCCAAGATCGGTTTCGATGCCCAGCTCCATTTCCCAGCGTTCCAGCCCCCACGTAGCGGTGCGTACGAAAAACTGCCCCACCGTTGCATCCATTGCGAGATACAAGGCGTCCAATTCGCTGCCTTTCGCATCCATATCGGAACGCATCACACGTGAGGTTTCATAATAAGACGGTAAAAAGGAAAACAGCTCGCGTCCCCGCAAGCTGTCGATTTGAATATCCTCTCCCATAGCTCGAGCGGAAAAGGAAGCGCTGGTACTACGGTTCACTTCATTATTACTCACTGACACTCACCGTCCCCAGCACGGCCACCTGACCTGTTCCAATCTCAATATTCTGATTGCTCTGTCCATTGATTTTCAACTCAGAGAAATCAATAATGATCGGAATGTCCAGCAAAACAGCGGAAACCCGGGTATATCGAACCAACGGGTCTTCCTTGTAAAAAGCAAGCTGCTTCAAATAAGTCCGTACTCCGCTTTCGATCAGTTTTTTGATTTCATCCAGCGTGGATGGCTTCTCCTTGGTACGCTGTACCTTGACTGAAATGTTGATCGCTACTTCATTCGCTGGCATGATCGTTACTACAGGGCCCGCTGGTGCCAGGCCTTCGCCTTGTCCATCCTGGGTTGGATCAATATATTTTTGCACCGCAGCGACGATATCCGGGCTGGCAGCCCGTTTGTCCGTGTCCAGCACATATAAACCCACTGTTCCTGGCCCTTTCCACAGTGGAACAACCTCTACACCGCCGACTCCGGCAATTTCATTCGCCCACTGCGTATACTGCGCCTTGTTACCGCTTGTACCCTGGTTTCGCACCTTGGCATAAAAGCGCTCCAACAACAGCTGATCACTCTCAATGTCTGTACCGCTTTTCGTCTCCTCCGTGTTGATCACGGAGGAAATCCCGCTAATCGGGGTCGCCATTACCTGGATGACACCCGCAGGCACGTTACCGCTGCGTCCGGGATTAATCGCCCGAATGGGCGCAGTTCCTGCCCCCTGTTCATCCAGCGTTACCGATGCTGTGGTCGCATACTCAATAGAAGCTTCCCCGGATACATCATCTGCCGGCGTCGCTACCAACGTTCCTGCCGGGACGGTTGTTCCCGCTGTGCCTGTAAATGTGACTGTACCTGAGGCGGCAACCGCTTCTCGCCGTGTCACCCCATGCTCTGCTGTTCGCAAATCCAGCTCCGGCGAGCGAAAATCCGGGTTGTCGCTGGCTGCCGTGCTGGCAAATCCACGGCGCAGCAGCTCCTGCGCCCAGATCGCCGCTTCGGACAGCATAAATGCGACCGGAGCCTGCGCATCCCAAATAAAAGAGCCCTCGGACTTATCAATGTCCGAAGGCACTTTTTCCAGCATCCGATTTAAAATTTCCTCTTCCGTCTGGTCTACCAAATATTCCGGCAAGTCTGCCATTAGATCACCACACTTTCCACAATTTCCGTTTCATCCCGCACGTTCGTAATCTGGCAGCTAAAATGGCATGCCTCACCTTCCCAGCGAAATGTGAACTGATCCACACTGGCCGTTCGGGCATCTGCCAGCAACGCTTCTGTGACCATGCGTTTAATTTCGCTTTCCTGCACACCGTGCCCATAGCTGTTGCCAATCAGCTCCTCCAGCTCGCTGCCATAGTCAGGGGAATAGATCACATGACGGTAGCGAGGAGTGCGAATGGCTTTTTCACACCACTGTACCCAGGCTTCTTTTTCACCTGTGGTTACAATTTTACGACTGGGGCTCATGACAAACTCCCCGGCTTCAAAATCAAACCGCCAGCTTCGCCCAAATACTGCACGGTTATCCTCCAGCACATCCGGGTCGGTCATATCTGTATCTGTCCAGATCATATCATCTGTTTCTGGAAATAGATTAGCCACGTCCATTCACCACCTTGCACACGACAACTACATCGTTACCGCTATTCACCCGAACCGCAAGCACACGATCTCCGGGTTTTAGTCCTTCGTTCAGGCTCAGATTCACATCCTCCAGCTCGTCCTCCCCGATGTAAAAGGAAGTTTTTGGCTCTTTGCCCTCCCAATTCTCCGATTCGAGCGTGGCCGAGGTGCCTTTATACATATGACGGGGGACAGACAGCAATCCCGGCAGCTCAGCGACCAGATAATCCTGAAGCTCATGTTTA
This DNA window, taken from Paenibacillus kribbensis, encodes the following:
- a CDS encoding putative phage tail protein, which gives rise to MGEDIQIDSLRGRELFSFLPSYYETSRVMRSDMDAKGSELDALYLAMDATVGQFFVRTATWGLERWEMELGIETDLGKPLDQRRAVVESKLRGAGTFSGQLVKNVAEAYDGGTVDVTFHPAEWGFTVKFIDTIGIPPNVDDLKAAIEEIKPAHMAVEYKLRYLTIAEVESMTLYENEHTTQDRYLGGGA
- a CDS encoding baseplate J/gp47 family protein; translated protein: MADLPEYLVDQTEEEILNRMLEKVPSDIDKSEGSFIWDAQAPVAFMLSEAAIWAQELLRRGFASTAASDNPDFRSPELDLRTAEHGVTRREAVAASGTVTFTGTAGTTVPAGTLVATPADDVSGEASIEYATTASVTLDEQGAGTAPIRAINPGRSGNVPAGVIQVMATPISGISSVINTEETKSGTDIESDQLLLERFYAKVRNQGTSGNKAQYTQWANEIAGVGGVEVVPLWKGPGTVGLYVLDTDKRAASPDIVAAVQKYIDPTQDGQGEGLAPAGPVVTIMPANEVAINISVKVQRTKEKPSTLDEIKKLIESGVRTYLKQLAFYKEDPLVRYTRVSAVLLDIPIIIDFSELKINGQSNQNIEIGTGQVAVLGTVSVSE
- a CDS encoding DUF2634 domain-containing protein, with amino-acid sequence MDVANLFPETDDMIWTDTDMTDPDVLEDNRAVFGRSWRFDFEAGEFVMSPSRKIVTTGEKEAWVQWCEKAIRTPRYRHVIYSPDYGSELEELIGNSYGHGVQESEIKRMVTEALLADARTASVDQFTFRWEGEACHFSCQITNVRDETEIVESVVI